One window from the genome of Micromonospora aurantiaca ATCC 27029 encodes:
- a CDS encoding ChaB family protein, with translation MPGREVLPSTLRRSPAKAQRTWEKTHDSAVETYGEGERAHRTAFAAVKHEFEKVGDHWEPKGRKGPSDKQAEGGGPARRAPTAGGVDANATKDHLMEVAKKLDVRGRSRMTKPELVTAIEKANNNATRKARGGR, from the coding sequence ATGCCCGGGCGCGAGGTACTGCCCAGCACGCTGCGGCGCTCCCCGGCGAAGGCGCAGCGGACCTGGGAGAAGACACACGACTCGGCGGTCGAGACGTACGGCGAGGGGGAGCGGGCGCACCGCACCGCCTTCGCCGCGGTCAAGCACGAGTTCGAGAAGGTGGGCGACCACTGGGAGCCCAAGGGCCGCAAGGGGCCCAGCGACAAGCAGGCCGAAGGCGGCGGCCCGGCCCGGCGCGCGCCGACGGCCGGCGGGGTGGACGCCAACGCCACCAAGGACCACCTCATGGAGGTGGCGAAGAAACTGGACGTGCGTGGCCGGTCCCGGATGACCAAGCCGGAACTGGTCACGGCGATCGAGAAGGCCAACAACAACGCGACCCGCAAGGCCCGCGGGGGTCGCTGA
- a CDS encoding HAD-IIIA family hydrolase, whose product MRRDHERDQCRSARVDPGADRFPSGLYDAVLLDRDGTLVEDVPYNGDPEKVRPVPGAREALDRLRAAGLRLAVVTNQSGLARGCFTAHDLRLVNARVEELLGPFDHWAICPHAEADGCVCRKPAPGLVHEAAAALGTTPTRCVLIGDIGADTAAAAAAGAAAIMVPTPATRAAEVAAAPTVAADLPDAVGIVLARMRLTAAPQPARRSGRDTVLVVRSDAAGDVLVTGPGIRAVAAGAERVVLLCGPRGRAAAELLPGVDEIIEAPLPWIDAPAPPVDPGAVRALTDRLSEVRADEAVVFTSFHQSALPLALLLRLAGVPRISAISDDYPGSLLDVRHRVPAGVPEPERALSLAAAAGFALPGHDEPALRIRTDRLPPRAADAGEPGYVVLHPGSSVETRACPEELATRVVRVLGAAGYRVVVTGGPDERELTARVAAAGGVDLGGRTGLDDLAAVIADAGALVVGNTGPAHLAAALGVPVVSLFAPTVPFGQWGPYRVPTVRLGDAGAACRDTRATVCPVPGHPCLSAVEPGRVLEALRLLGVPAPVAGGVAG is encoded by the coding sequence GTGCGACGGGACCACGAGCGGGATCAGTGCAGGTCAGCCCGGGTTGACCCGGGTGCTGACCGGTTCCCGTCCGGCCTGTACGACGCGGTCCTGCTGGACCGGGACGGCACGCTGGTGGAGGACGTGCCGTACAACGGCGACCCGGAGAAGGTCCGGCCGGTGCCGGGCGCCCGGGAGGCGCTGGACCGGTTGCGGGCGGCCGGGTTGCGGCTGGCGGTGGTCACCAACCAGTCCGGCCTGGCCCGGGGCTGCTTCACGGCGCACGACCTGCGTCTGGTCAACGCCCGGGTGGAGGAACTGCTCGGGCCCTTCGACCACTGGGCGATCTGCCCGCACGCCGAGGCCGACGGGTGCGTCTGCCGCAAGCCCGCGCCCGGCCTCGTGCACGAGGCCGCGGCCGCGCTGGGGACCACGCCGACCCGCTGCGTGCTGATCGGGGACATCGGCGCGGACACGGCAGCCGCCGCCGCGGCCGGCGCCGCGGCGATCATGGTGCCCACGCCCGCCACCCGGGCCGCCGAGGTGGCTGCCGCGCCCACTGTCGCGGCCGACCTGCCGGACGCGGTGGGCATCGTGCTGGCCCGGATGCGCCTGACGGCCGCGCCGCAGCCCGCGCGCCGGTCAGGCCGGGACACGGTGCTGGTGGTGCGCAGCGACGCGGCGGGCGACGTGCTGGTGACCGGGCCGGGCATCCGGGCGGTCGCGGCCGGAGCGGAGCGGGTGGTGCTGCTGTGCGGGCCACGTGGCCGGGCCGCCGCCGAACTGCTCCCAGGCGTGGACGAGATCATCGAGGCGCCGCTGCCGTGGATCGACGCGCCCGCCCCACCCGTCGACCCCGGCGCCGTGCGCGCGCTGACCGACCGGCTGTCGGAGGTACGCGCCGACGAGGCGGTCGTGTTCACCTCCTTCCACCAGTCCGCCCTGCCCCTGGCCCTGCTTCTGCGCCTGGCCGGGGTACCCCGGATCAGCGCCATCAGCGACGACTACCCCGGCAGCCTGCTCGACGTCCGCCACCGCGTTCCGGCAGGCGTACCCGAACCCGAACGCGCCCTGTCCCTCGCCGCCGCAGCCGGCTTCGCGCTGCCCGGCCACGACGAACCGGCGCTGCGCATCCGCACCGACCGGCTTCCGCCGCGCGCGGCCGACGCCGGCGAGCCCGGCTACGTGGTCCTGCACCCGGGCTCCTCGGTGGAGACCCGCGCCTGCCCCGAGGAACTGGCCACCCGCGTGGTCCGCGTGCTCGGCGCCGCAGGCTACCGGGTCGTGGTCACCGGCGGACCGGACGAGCGGGAGCTGACCGCGCGCGTCGCCGCGGCGGGCGGCGTCGACCTGGGCGGGCGGACCGGGCTGGACGACCTGGCGGCGGTCATCGCCGACGCCGGGGCGCTCGTGGTGGGCAACACCGGCCCGGCGCACCTGGCCGCCGCGCTCGGCGTGCCGGTGGTGAGCCTGTTCGCGCCGACGGTGCCGTTCGGGCAGTGGGGGCCCTACCGGGTGCCGACGGTGCGGCTGGGCGACGCGGGGGCGGCGTGCCGGGACACCCGCGCCACCGTCTGCCCGGTCCCCGGCCACCCGTGCCTGTCGGCTGTCGAGCCGGGACGGGTCCTGGAGGCGTTGCGGCTGCTCGGCGTGCCGGCACCGGTGGCGGGCGGGGTGGCCGGATGA
- a CDS encoding DUF2795 domain-containing protein: MERGSSKHSPRVDDQMSSEVSGLVQSTGTGGSRAEEFRIPEPAGEDQPEATTAPAGELRSGTPQGMSSEDVEARSRLGRFITMTALPGDREALLANARENEAPTDIVAALETLPAGAHYQTISEVWAALGHRNETTRW; encoded by the coding sequence ATGGAACGTGGCAGCAGCAAGCACTCGCCCAGGGTCGACGACCAGATGAGCAGCGAGGTCAGCGGTCTCGTCCAGAGCACCGGGACCGGCGGTTCGCGGGCCGAGGAGTTCCGGATCCCCGAGCCGGCCGGCGAGGACCAGCCGGAGGCCACCACGGCGCCCGCCGGGGAGCTGCGCAGCGGCACGCCGCAGGGCATGAGCTCCGAGGACGTCGAGGCGCGCAGCCGGCTGGGACGGTTCATCACCATGACCGCCCTGCCCGGTGACCGGGAGGCGCTGCTGGCAAACGCGCGGGAGAACGAGGCGCCGACGGACATCGTCGCCGCCCTGGAGACCCTGCCCGCGGGGGCCCACTACCAGACGATCTCCGAGGTGTGGGCCGCACTCGGGCACAGGAACGAGACGACGCGCTGGTGA
- a CDS encoding YihY/virulence factor BrkB family protein, translating into MTVTTPQTVDGRTRSRLPRRIRQLNWRTWRGVLVRSGKGFVTDNCADWAAALTYYGVLALFPSTIVVVALVGLVSDGPRTVDTVIDLAREIGAGSVVGNDAFVGVVRNVVEQQGSAKVLLSFGLLGALWSASGFIGAFTRASNAIYGVREGRPFYRLRPLQIGMAAVTIVLLAVVATGLIVSGPVTDAVGDLLHAGAVARTTWSVAKWPLLAVVAMTLLSLLFWIAPNVRQPRFRWLTPGGALALAAWVLASFGFGLYVANFGSYDVTYGSLGAVIAFLVWLYLSNCALMLGVQVNAELQRGRAMQAGVEEPDDPVLPPRSPADDEKADGEKTADRLPPG; encoded by the coding sequence ATGACCGTGACGACACCACAGACGGTCGACGGCCGGACGCGGTCCCGTCTCCCCCGCCGGATCCGCCAGCTCAACTGGCGCACCTGGCGCGGTGTGCTGGTACGCAGCGGCAAGGGCTTCGTCACCGACAACTGCGCGGACTGGGCCGCGGCGCTCACCTACTACGGCGTGCTGGCCCTGTTCCCGTCCACGATCGTGGTGGTCGCGCTGGTCGGCCTGGTCTCCGACGGCCCGCGCACCGTCGACACCGTGATCGACCTGGCCCGGGAGATCGGCGCCGGCTCGGTGGTCGGCAACGACGCGTTCGTGGGCGTGGTGCGCAACGTGGTCGAGCAGCAGGGCTCGGCGAAGGTGCTGCTCAGCTTCGGTCTGCTCGGCGCCCTCTGGTCCGCGTCCGGGTTCATCGGCGCGTTCACCCGCGCCTCCAACGCGATCTACGGGGTACGGGAGGGACGGCCGTTCTACCGGCTGCGCCCGTTGCAGATCGGCATGGCCGCGGTGACGATCGTGCTGCTGGCGGTGGTGGCCACCGGGCTGATCGTCAGCGGCCCGGTCACCGACGCGGTGGGTGACCTGCTGCACGCCGGGGCGGTGGCCCGCACGACATGGTCGGTGGCGAAGTGGCCGCTGCTCGCCGTGGTCGCGATGACGCTGCTGTCGCTGCTGTTCTGGATCGCGCCGAACGTCCGCCAGCCGCGGTTCCGCTGGCTCACCCCGGGCGGCGCGCTGGCGCTCGCGGCCTGGGTGCTCGCCTCCTTCGGCTTCGGCCTGTACGTGGCGAACTTCGGCTCGTACGACGTCACGTACGGCAGTCTCGGCGCGGTCATCGCGTTCCTGGTGTGGCTCTACCTGTCCAACTGCGCGCTGATGCTCGGCGTGCAGGTGAACGCCGAGCTGCAACGCGGGCGGGCGATGCAGGCGGGGGTCGAGGAGCCGGACGACCCGGTGCTGCCGCCGCGCTCCCCGGCCGACGACGAGAAGGCGGACGGGGAGAAGACGGCCGACCGGTTGCCGCCCGGATGA
- a CDS encoding glycosyltransferase: MNILLWHVHGSWTTSFVHGKHRYLVPVTPDRGPYGLGRARTYPWPDSAVEVTPEDLRDTDVDLVILQRPEELDLAAEWLGRRPGRDVPAIYVEHNTPKGDVPNTRHPMADRDDLLLTHVTAFNELFWDNGATRTTVVDHGVVPPNVEWTGELDRLAVVINEPVRRWRVTGTDLLARFAALAPLDVYGMKVDGLAAHLGLPEDRLTSHDDVPQHAMHAELAKRRAYLHLCRWTSLGLSLVEAMTMGMPVVALATTEAVEAVPPAAGALSTRVDTLVDAARGLLDDRESARRAGAVARAAARDRYGLDRFLADWDRLLEEEVCASR, translated from the coding sequence ATGAACATCCTGCTGTGGCACGTCCACGGGTCGTGGACGACCTCCTTCGTGCACGGCAAGCACCGCTACCTGGTGCCGGTCACGCCGGACCGGGGTCCGTACGGGCTGGGCCGGGCGCGCACCTACCCGTGGCCGGACAGCGCCGTCGAGGTCACTCCCGAAGACCTGCGCGACACCGACGTGGACCTGGTGATCCTGCAACGCCCGGAGGAACTCGACCTGGCGGCGGAGTGGCTCGGCCGCCGGCCGGGCCGGGACGTGCCGGCCATCTACGTCGAGCACAACACCCCGAAAGGCGACGTGCCGAACACCCGGCACCCGATGGCCGACCGCGACGACCTGCTGCTCACGCACGTCACCGCGTTCAACGAGCTGTTCTGGGACAACGGCGCGACCAGGACCACAGTCGTCGACCACGGCGTCGTACCGCCGAACGTCGAGTGGACCGGGGAACTCGACCGCCTCGCCGTGGTCATCAACGAGCCGGTACGCCGCTGGCGCGTCACCGGCACCGACCTGCTCGCCCGGTTCGCCGCGCTGGCGCCGCTGGACGTCTACGGGATGAAAGTGGACGGTCTCGCCGCCCACCTCGGCCTGCCCGAGGACCGGCTGACCAGCCACGACGACGTACCCCAGCACGCCATGCACGCCGAACTCGCCAAACGGCGCGCGTACCTGCACCTGTGCCGCTGGACCTCACTCGGCCTCAGCCTCGTCGAGGCCATGACCATGGGCATGCCCGTGGTGGCACTGGCCACGACCGAGGCGGTGGAGGCGGTGCCGCCCGCCGCGGGCGCGCTGTCCACCCGCGTCGACACGCTCGTCGACGCCGCCCGTGGCCTGCTGGACGACAGGGAGTCCGCCCGCCGGGCGGGCGCCGTGGCCCGGGCCGCCGCCCGGGACCGCTACGGCCTGGATCGATTCCTCGCCGACTGGGACCGGCTGCTGGAGGAGGAAGTATGCGCATCGCGATGA
- a CDS encoding SRPBCC family protein has translation MAVVEKVIDAPPEQVFEVLADGWTYSDWVVGTAHVRDVDDTWPRVGSRLHHRAGPWPFSLQDKSTVLECQSPHRLVLRAGLWPAGEAIVAFALEPLDDGRTRVTIGEDFAAGPLRWVRTKLNDLVLHLRNRETLARLSDIATRQKPER, from the coding sequence ATGGCGGTTGTGGAGAAGGTGATCGACGCGCCCCCGGAGCAGGTCTTCGAGGTGCTCGCGGACGGGTGGACGTACAGCGACTGGGTGGTGGGCACCGCGCACGTGCGGGACGTGGACGACACGTGGCCGCGCGTCGGCAGCCGGCTGCACCACCGGGCCGGGCCGTGGCCGTTCTCGCTCCAGGACAAGTCGACGGTGCTGGAGTGCCAGTCGCCGCACCGGCTGGTGCTGCGCGCCGGGCTGTGGCCGGCCGGGGAGGCGATCGTGGCGTTCGCCCTGGAGCCGCTGGACGACGGCAGGACCCGGGTGACGATCGGCGAGGACTTCGCCGCCGGACCGCTGCGGTGGGTCCGGACCAAGCTCAACGACCTGGTGCTGCATCTTCGCAACCGGGAGACGCTGGCCCGGCTGTCCGACATCGCGACGAGGCAGAAGCCGGAGCGGTGA
- a CDS encoding mechanosensitive ion channel family protein — MPKTLAVGQVDISAAWTDFWRSVLLFVPRAIAFIAILVVGWLIARAVLKIVDAALERVGFDRAVERGGVKRALERTKYDASDILAKLAYYAVLLFTLQFAFGVWGPNAISDLIRGVVSWLPRAFVAIVIVVIAAAIANAVRDLVSGALGGLSYGRVLADVTAIFILALGIIAALNQVGIATTVTTPVLVAFLATVAGILIVGVGGGLVKPMQDRWDGWLHRAAEESRAIRQQRQAQQAGRGDYERRMADRGGQPAPAAPQSSMSGAGTYRSGEAGDETQQFRRPNG; from the coding sequence ATGCCGAAAACCCTCGCGGTCGGACAGGTCGACATCAGTGCGGCCTGGACCGACTTCTGGAGGTCGGTGCTGCTCTTCGTACCGCGGGCGATCGCGTTCATCGCGATCCTCGTCGTGGGTTGGCTCATCGCCCGAGCCGTCCTCAAAATCGTGGACGCGGCACTGGAACGGGTGGGATTCGACCGCGCCGTCGAACGCGGCGGCGTCAAACGGGCCCTGGAACGCACCAAGTACGACGCCAGCGACATCCTGGCCAAACTGGCCTACTACGCGGTCCTGCTGTTCACCCTGCAGTTCGCCTTCGGGGTGTGGGGACCGAACGCGATCAGCGACCTGATCCGCGGGGTGGTGTCCTGGCTGCCGCGGGCCTTCGTGGCGATCGTGATCGTGGTGATCGCCGCCGCCATCGCCAACGCCGTCCGGGACCTGGTCTCCGGCGCGCTGGGTGGGCTCTCGTACGGCCGGGTGCTGGCCGACGTGACGGCGATCTTCATCCTGGCGCTCGGCATCATCGCCGCGCTGAACCAGGTGGGCATCGCCACCACGGTGACCACACCGGTGCTCGTGGCGTTCCTCGCCACCGTGGCCGGCATCCTGATCGTCGGTGTCGGTGGTGGTCTGGTCAAGCCGATGCAGGACCGCTGGGACGGCTGGCTGCACCGGGCCGCCGAGGAGTCCCGGGCGATCCGGCAGCAGCGGCAGGCGCAGCAGGCCGGCCGCGGCGACTACGAGCGGCGGATGGCCGACCGGGGCGGGCAACCGGCACCGGCGGCGCCGCAGTCGTCCATGTCGGGCGCGGGCACGTACCGCTCCGGCGAGGCAGGGGACGAGACACAGCAGTTCCGCCGGCCGAACGGCTGA
- a CDS encoding aldehyde dehydrogenase family protein: MYTVAQLIGGVWGAGGEGGELVVHDPADGSPVTRTPVATADEVAKAVEAARGVAAEWAATAPADRAAALHRAADAVEAAADELAEATTAEMGKPLDDARGGVAAGVGTLRQYAELAPLRGGRTLHGAHGALDFMAPEPRGVVAAITPWNDPVAVSCGLLGAALVTGNVVVYKPSERTPATGWLLARALDSALPAGVLSLITGGGEVGAALAGQELDVIAHVGSTATGRVIAAAGARTGAKVLLENGGSDPLVVDADVDPIWAAEQAALGCFANAGQICVAVERIYVHRDVAEGFLDALVARAEALTVGPGRDPGTQLAPLVDRRHRDHVHGQVTAALADGARVRAGGVLPDGPGAFYPATVVEGCRHDMALVREETFGPVAPVVVVDSFSEGLRCAADSPYGLAATVLTGSMSHAQRAWRELPVGTVKINSVFGGAPGGAAQPRRGSGQGFGYGPELLDEFSTVKAVHLEAPGGGHW; the protein is encoded by the coding sequence ATGTACACGGTTGCGCAGCTCATTGGTGGAGTGTGGGGCGCCGGCGGCGAGGGCGGCGAGCTGGTCGTCCACGATCCGGCGGACGGGTCGCCGGTGACGCGGACGCCCGTCGCGACGGCCGACGAGGTGGCCAAGGCGGTGGAGGCGGCCCGGGGCGTGGCGGCGGAGTGGGCCGCGACCGCACCCGCGGACCGGGCCGCGGCGCTGCACCGGGCGGCGGACGCCGTCGAGGCGGCGGCCGACGAGTTGGCCGAGGCGACCACGGCGGAGATGGGCAAGCCGCTCGACGACGCGCGGGGCGGGGTGGCGGCGGGCGTCGGCACGCTGCGACAGTACGCCGAACTGGCCCCGCTACGGGGCGGCCGGACGCTGCACGGCGCGCACGGCGCGCTGGACTTCATGGCTCCCGAGCCGCGCGGCGTGGTCGCCGCGATCACCCCGTGGAACGACCCGGTGGCGGTGTCCTGCGGCCTGCTCGGCGCGGCGCTGGTCACCGGCAACGTGGTGGTCTACAAGCCGAGCGAGCGGACCCCTGCCACCGGCTGGCTGCTCGCCCGCGCGCTGGACTCGGCGTTGCCGGCCGGGGTGCTGTCGCTGATCACCGGCGGCGGCGAGGTGGGTGCCGCGCTGGCCGGGCAGGAGCTGGACGTCATCGCGCACGTCGGTTCCACTGCGACCGGCCGGGTGATCGCCGCCGCGGGCGCGCGTACCGGGGCGAAGGTGCTGCTGGAGAACGGCGGCAGCGATCCGCTCGTGGTGGACGCGGACGTCGACCCGATTTGGGCGGCCGAACAGGCGGCGCTCGGCTGCTTCGCCAACGCCGGTCAGATCTGCGTGGCGGTGGAGCGGATCTACGTGCACCGCGACGTCGCCGAGGGCTTCCTGGACGCGCTCGTGGCGCGCGCCGAGGCGCTCACAGTGGGCCCCGGCCGTGACCCGGGCACACAGCTCGCGCCGCTCGTGGACCGGCGGCACCGGGACCACGTGCACGGGCAGGTGACCGCCGCGCTCGCCGACGGTGCCCGGGTACGCGCCGGCGGCGTGCTGCCGGACGGACCGGGCGCGTTCTACCCGGCCACCGTGGTCGAGGGCTGCCGCCACGACATGGCGCTGGTCCGGGAGGAGACGTTCGGGCCGGTAGCCCCGGTGGTGGTGGTCGACTCGTTCAGCGAGGGGCTGCGGTGCGCGGCCGACTCCCCGTACGGGCTGGCCGCCACAGTGCTGACCGGCTCGATGAGCCACGCCCAGCGCGCCTGGCGGGAACTGCCGGTCGGCACCGTGAAGATCAATTCGGTGTTCGGCGGGGCGCCGGGTGGCGCGGCCCAGCCGCGCCGGGGCAGTGGCCAGGGCTTCGGGTACGGCCCGGAGCTGCTGGACGAGTTCAGCACCGTCAAGGCGGTGCACCTGGAGGCGCCGGGCGGCGGCCACTGGTGA
- a CDS encoding phytoene desaturase family protein, giving the protein MTSTADAVVIGAGHNGLVAANLLVDAGWDVEVLEATEAPGGAVRSAYVTAPGYLSDLYSSFYPLGYASPVLDGLGLERHGLSWTHAPDVLAHLLPDGRAAVVNRDLDATAASLEAFAPGDGERWRHAYADWCQVSEPMLQTITTPFPPVRGGLGLLRQLRVGGALRLARRLVLPVRKLGAELFEGEGGTVLLAGCALHTDLSPEEAGSGVYGWLLAMLGQQVGWPVPVGGAQKITDALVARLVERGGRITYGARVERVLTARGRAMGVRTAGGTDWRARRAVLADVPAPALFLDLVGAAALPPRMVEDLAHFKWDGSTLKVDWALSAPVPWKNRDLAGAGTVHLGADLDGLTTYAAELARGELPRDPFLLVGQMSVADPSHSPPGTESLWSYTHLPFRRNWRAEEVAGHVERMEEVLEAAAPGFRASIVGRHVAGPADLEAAEPSLVGGALGGGTAAAYQQLFLRPIPGLGRADTPVDRLYLASASAHPGGGVHGAPGANAARAALARDRAVTGAVYARTIAAAHRTVYR; this is encoded by the coding sequence ATGACCTCCACCGCAGACGCCGTCGTCATCGGGGCCGGGCACAACGGGCTGGTGGCCGCGAACCTGCTGGTGGACGCCGGCTGGGACGTCGAGGTCCTGGAGGCCACCGAGGCGCCCGGCGGGGCCGTCCGCTCCGCGTACGTGACCGCGCCCGGTTACCTCAGCGACCTCTACAGCTCCTTCTATCCGCTCGGCTACGCCTCCCCGGTGCTCGACGGGCTGGGCCTGGAACGGCACGGCCTGTCCTGGACGCACGCGCCGGACGTGCTGGCGCACCTGCTACCGGACGGCCGGGCCGCAGTGGTCAACCGCGACCTGGACGCCACCGCCGCCTCGCTGGAGGCGTTCGCGCCCGGCGACGGGGAGCGCTGGCGGCACGCGTACGCCGACTGGTGCCAGGTCTCCGAGCCGATGTTGCAGACGATCACCACCCCGTTCCCGCCGGTACGCGGCGGGCTGGGCCTGCTGCGGCAGCTCCGGGTCGGCGGCGCGCTCCGGCTCGCCCGCCGCCTCGTGCTCCCGGTCCGCAAGCTCGGCGCGGAGCTGTTCGAGGGCGAGGGCGGCACTGTGCTGCTGGCCGGATGCGCCCTGCACACCGACCTGTCCCCGGAGGAGGCCGGCTCCGGCGTGTACGGCTGGCTGCTCGCCATGCTCGGCCAGCAGGTGGGCTGGCCGGTGCCGGTGGGCGGCGCCCAGAAGATCACCGACGCGCTGGTGGCGCGGCTGGTCGAGCGGGGCGGGCGGATCACGTACGGCGCCCGGGTCGAGCGGGTGCTCACCGCCCGGGGCCGGGCGATGGGCGTACGCACCGCCGGCGGCACCGACTGGCGGGCCCGGCGCGCCGTGCTCGCCGACGTACCAGCGCCTGCGCTCTTCCTCGACCTGGTCGGCGCGGCGGCGCTGCCGCCCCGGATGGTCGAGGACCTGGCGCACTTCAAGTGGGACGGCTCCACGCTCAAGGTCGACTGGGCGCTGTCCGCGCCGGTGCCGTGGAAGAACCGCGACCTGGCCGGCGCCGGCACCGTGCACCTGGGCGCCGACCTCGACGGCCTCACCACGTACGCGGCCGAGCTGGCCCGCGGCGAGCTGCCACGGGATCCGTTCCTGCTGGTGGGGCAGATGTCGGTAGCCGACCCGAGCCACTCACCGCCCGGCACCGAGTCGCTCTGGTCCTACACCCACCTGCCGTTCCGCCGGAACTGGCGGGCCGAGGAGGTGGCGGGGCACGTGGAGCGGATGGAGGAGGTGCTGGAGGCGGCGGCGCCGGGTTTCCGGGCGTCGATCGTCGGGCGCCACGTGGCCGGCCCGGCCGACCTGGAGGCCGCCGAGCCGAGCCTGGTCGGGGGAGCGCTGGGCGGCGGCACTGCCGCGGCGTACCAGCAGTTGTTCCTGCGGCCGATCCCCGGGCTGGGCCGGGCCGACACCCCGGTCGACCGGCTCTACCTGGCCAGCGCCTCCGCCCACCCGGGCGGCGGCGTCCACGGCGCGCCGGGGGCGAACGCGGCGCGGGCCGCGCTGGCCCGCGACCGGGCCGTCACCGGCGCGGTGTACGCCCGGACGATCGCCGCCGCCCACCGCACCGTCTACCGCTGA
- a CDS encoding polyprenol monophosphomannose synthase, translating into MIEPVQLPSPWGDARLTVVVPTYNEAGNLPVLVERLLALPLPGLKVLVADDNSPDGTGEVADKLAIEHPDRVTVLHRPGKEGLGRAYVDGIGRALDDGADFVAQMDADLSHPPEALPGMLGALLSTQASVVIGSRYVPGGELDENWPLYRRALSGWANLYVHTLLRVRIRDLTAGFKIWRADALRAIGLDRVQSNGYSFQVEMHYLATKLGHTILEVPIRFEERRDGDSKMTTATKIESALMPFKLRSRHRNLDS; encoded by the coding sequence ATGATCGAACCCGTGCAGTTACCCTCCCCGTGGGGGGATGCGCGCCTGACCGTCGTCGTTCCGACCTACAACGAGGCGGGCAACCTCCCGGTGCTGGTCGAGCGCCTCCTCGCGCTGCCGCTGCCGGGGCTGAAGGTGCTGGTCGCCGACGACAACTCCCCGGACGGTACCGGCGAGGTCGCCGACAAGCTGGCCATCGAGCACCCGGACCGGGTGACGGTGCTGCACCGCCCGGGCAAGGAGGGTCTCGGCCGGGCGTACGTGGACGGCATCGGCCGGGCGCTCGACGACGGCGCGGACTTCGTCGCGCAGATGGACGCCGACCTGTCGCACCCGCCGGAGGCGCTGCCCGGCATGCTCGGCGCGCTGCTGTCCACCCAGGCTTCGGTGGTCATCGGCTCGCGCTACGTGCCCGGCGGTGAGCTGGACGAGAACTGGCCGCTGTACCGGCGCGCGCTCAGCGGCTGGGCGAACCTGTACGTGCACACGCTGCTGCGGGTACGCATCCGAGACCTGACCGCCGGCTTCAAGATCTGGCGGGCGGATGCGCTGCGCGCGATCGGGCTGGACCGGGTGCAGTCCAACGGCTACAGCTTCCAGGTGGAGATGCACTACCTCGCCACCAAGCTGGGCCACACGATCCTGGAGGTGCCGATCCGCTTCGAGGAGCGCCGCGACGGCGACTCGAAGATGACCACCGCCACGAAGATCGAGAGCGCGCTGATGCCGTTCAAGCTGCGCAGCCGGCACCGCAACCTCGACTCCTGA
- a CDS encoding SRPBCC family protein, whose protein sequence is MSGVTEHVDVDVPIRTAYDQWTQFEEFPHFMDGVQEVRQLSDTMTHWTVEIAGVKREFDAEITEQLPDERVAWRSTGGTQQAGVVTFHRLDEGHTRVTLQMEFEPHGVVEQAGDKLGVVDRRAKGDLERFKQFIERRGQETGAWRGAVDRPTP, encoded by the coding sequence ATGAGTGGCGTTACCGAGCACGTGGACGTGGACGTCCCGATCCGGACCGCGTACGACCAGTGGACCCAGTTCGAGGAGTTCCCGCACTTCATGGACGGCGTGCAGGAGGTGCGGCAGCTCTCCGACACGATGACCCACTGGACCGTCGAGATCGCGGGCGTGAAGCGCGAGTTCGACGCCGAGATCACCGAGCAGCTGCCGGACGAGCGGGTGGCCTGGCGCTCCACCGGGGGCACCCAGCAGGCGGGCGTGGTGACCTTCCACCGCCTCGACGAGGGGCACACCCGGGTCACGCTCCAGATGGAGTTCGAGCCGCACGGCGTGGTCGAGCAGGCCGGCGACAAGCTGGGCGTGGTCGACCGGCGCGCCAAGGGCGACCTGGAGCGGTTCAAGCAGTTCATCGAGCGGCGCGGTCAGGAGACCGGCGCCTGGCGCGGCGCTGTCGACCGCCCCACCCCCTGA
- a CDS encoding DUF6401 family natural product biosynthesis protein has product MRVPNNRVATRRSAAVAARTTLTSLTATVGTAGLAAAHANPGLLAEVDQHAAGVRDSLDGDRRPLTVAALAGYVEGLRDAAAEYGWTPPAEPVDWSEPDWTLTRLLAVCLLARGLDPRHLA; this is encoded by the coding sequence ATGCGCGTGCCGAACAACCGGGTCGCGACCCGCCGCTCCGCGGCCGTGGCCGCGCGGACGACCCTCACCTCGCTGACCGCCACCGTCGGCACCGCCGGCCTCGCCGCGGCCCACGCGAACCCCGGGCTGCTCGCCGAGGTCGACCAGCACGCCGCCGGGGTACGCGACAGCCTCGACGGCGACCGCCGGCCACTGACGGTGGCGGCGCTCGCCGGGTACGTCGAAGGGCTGCGCGACGCGGCGGCCGAGTACGGCTGGACGCCGCCGGCCGAGCCGGTGGACTGGTCCGAGCCGGACTGGACGCTCACCCGCCTGCTCGCGGTGTGCCTGCTGGCCCGCGGGCTGGACCCGCGCCACCTGGCCTGA